The sequence AGTTCATGCGGGACCGTGAGCGCGTCTTTTGGCGATCCTTGATGGTTGTAGAACATGTACGCCCTGACAGATCCACCAGGGAAACATCCGCCTTCGCAGAATGCACCCGAGCCCTTGCCTTTGTAGTTCGGAGCGTCGCTCCATGGCTGAACCATTAATGCTTGCATTTCTGCAAGCATCTTCGGGCCGATCGCGGCGAAGGCTTCTTCTGCGAGCTTCACTGCATCGCCCCAGGGGACGAGCGTGTCGCTGCCATACGGCACCCAGAGCCTGTCGGACCAACGAAGCTTATCCACGCCGCGATGTGCGGCAACGAGTTTGTAGTAACGACTGACAATTTCTCGCCCAGCACCCTGCATTGCTGCAGAGAGCGCGTCGAAGCTTGCCGGAGAGAAGTTATTGTCGAGGTGCTTGTGAGCAAACACACCTGAGTACCCGCGTCTCCCATCGACCATTGCGACTTCTCCCGCTATTGCATTGAGCGCAGCGAGAGCTGTTGGCACAAGTTTCTCAGCTAATGCGCTGTTTAAGCAGCACATTGCCGTTTGTCTGCGGTCATGATTTCCATCGCTGCCCATGATGTTCAGCGCAGTTATGACGTCTCCAGTCATCGGCTCGTCAAAGCCGGGGCCTTCGATCGTAAATGTAACGCCAGCCATAACCGCTTGGTAGTGAGCTGACCACGATTGGACGAGCGGTCCGTAAGTAGCAATAAGACTTTCTTCTTCTGCAGTCAGAAGATGCTCACCGCGTTTGCGGATGAGCATGACGTAGGGGACGAGTCGAGAAGCTTTTTCGTCCATGCCGAGAGTTTCGATTACTTCTTCCGGTAAGCCGGCAATTTCGATCTCCCACCATGACATATGTTCGCCCCAGGCAGACTGCACGCGCTCGCTCAGAGTTTCTTTCAGAGCTTTCCGAGCATCGTCAGTGACGTCGAGTTGATAAGTGAGATTGGCGAACATCATAAACTTCACGCTAAGTTTTTTCAGTTCTTCCAACTCGAGTAAGGCTGGGGCGAGGTCGCTGGCGAGTTTGCCGCGATACTTAGCCGCAAATTGTCGGAGACCTTCGACGTAGGTCTTGAGATCCGCCATAATTTGCGGATCGTCTATGCCTTGGTAGAGGTCTGATAGGTCGAAGCACACGTTTCCGGCGCCGAGGTCTTGTGTTGCGCTGCCGCCAGGTTGGCCGGCAGCCATTGCGAGAGAGAGTAGCCTATGCATTGTTTTCCTTCTGGGCTTGTTTGACGAAGACGACAGTGGTTTCCTGTCTTAAAACCTGTGAGTCATCTGTCACTTTGCAAGTACGAGACGGATGCAGCCTCTAAAGTGACAGTTAGATTAAATTTTTACCCGGATTTAATTTTCAGAGATCATGCGCGGCAAGGCTTTCTATGTTACTAAAGCATAGGGCCGATAGTCAAATTTGCAATTGGTAGGAAAGGCATAGAGAGCTCAATAAAATAATAAGGCGACCTCTACTTATTATCATAAGGCGATCTTGGAGATTTAAGATACGCAGTGTTAAATCATACAGTATTGCTATCGAAGTGGAACGTCAGTTGTAATCACGCCATATCCTGCAGGGCCATAATAAATATCTTTCGATCCAGTCTGAAAAGCAGCTTTTCCAAGATTCAGTTTTTTCTGTTCTAATGATTTTTTTATGGCTAATTTGCTTGATTCAACCGTTGCCTGCTGCGCATAGTTCTTCGGTTTTGGGATAAATTTACCGGCAGTAATGTCGGCAATATTTGCTAAATCTCCAGCAGTAGCTGTGCTATCTGAAGTTGCAATTTTATACGCGGAACGTCCAGCCTGATACCACTCGGTTCCATCCTTAAGAGCTTTTAAGGCTCGCATTCCACGAACTTCAAGTGCCGTAATCGGCACGAAAGATAAAATGTTTCCTGCGACTTCAGCAAAATTGTCCAGATCTTGTAGTGCTTTGTCTCCACGAGCATTCCGCACGGCTTGGTACAAGATCTGATCTTTTTTGTTGTAAGGGTTTAATTTATATGAGGGTACGTTTAATAGTTGTTTCTGGGGAATCCGCTCGACGAATTTACGGTAGTTTGCTAGTTCGATTGCTTCTCTCTGCGTTTCAACAAAAAAGTTTGAGGAGATTTGTAGTTGTATTTGTGGAATACGTGCAGTGACTGTTCCCATACTTTGCTGATATGTCTGAATTGCACGATATACTGGATTTAAGTCCACAATATAATTTCCTTCTTGAGTAACTCCGACCGCGCTGACTGTGATACTCCAAATCATTGGTGAAAGACTTGACGGGCCTGCTGGATAGGTAGGTACGTTATACTGAGTTGGTTGAAACTTTGGTTGATCGTCGCCAGGTGGCATATCGAAATGTCCCGTCGGGTCGATTAAATTTAATGGGTTGTTGTTTACATAGCTATATTGATTATAGCTTTGTGTGTTGAAAGGATCGGGCACCAGTTTGTCGCTGGAAACAAATTTCTCGATTTCAGGGTCAAACATGCGAGCACGCATATCGATCAATCCAATCTTTCCTAGATGTCTATGTCCAGTAAAACCTTTACGGTTAGGCTGATTGTTCGCTTGCCCCGGTGCACCAAAGGGTTTGTACGTGAATGTCTGGGCTAGATTTCCAGCAAGATTACTTTTAGCAGTAATTGAACCGATGTTATCATGGTGTAAATAATTGACAGTAATGGCTTTAGTCCCGGTAGTTGAACTTACTTCCGAATGCGTAGCAATAGGAAGATTCCCAAGATAGATATAGCGATCGCGCCCGAATGTTTCGGATGTTACTGTTTCTTCTTGGAGTTCACCGATATGAATAGTTTTATAACTCGGATTCAAAGCATCTGAAGACATGCTCTTCTCTTCAAAGGCGTTAAATCTAAATCTCAAATCTGATGTGCCGTCGAAAGCCCCTAGCGGCAAGTCTCTAGAATCCCAAGCGTAGTTCCTTCCATTCCCCGTGTTCATATTACCAGCAGCGTCATAACTAAACGTTTTTGTTCCAGTATTTGTATTAATTGCAGTTACGGCATGTGGTTGCGTTGGGGAGTATTGATAATTCCAAAATTCTACAGTTTGAGCTTGAAAATCATAAAATTCTTTCGTCTGTAAATTGCCAATTTCATCATATGTGCGAGTTGTTGGATACCAGCACAGCACTAAATTACATGATGTATCAAGTGTTAAACGATCCAAGATGTCGTATTGAAATGGCTCAAACGTGAATGTTCGGTTATCATTTCTAGCGATCACGCGCCCGATATTGTCATACGCATAATCTAAATACTGCACTGCTGTAGTTGAATTTTTACCTGCTTTAATTGCGTTTGCTTCTCCTGTAATCGCATCATAGTCAATTTGATTTACGACGCCGTTGCCATAAGTAAAATTTGTAAGCTCATCTAAAGCTGTCATTTGATTAATGCTGGCATAATTTGCATTTGTTTGAGCGTTGAAAACGCGGTCTATGTATCCTCGAGCGTTATATCCATAACCGACTTTGAAAATTGGGGTCCCTGGATAGGTGATCGAATTCATTCGGCCAGCTGAATCATATCCGTAAGAACGCGTATAGGTTGTAGACTGAATTTTATCTTTGATTGTCGTTAATCTTGTTAAATTATCATACCCGAGCTGTACTAAGTCTCCAGAGGGACTTGTTGCTGATTCAAGGGTTCCGAGCTTAGAAATGTCATATTGCCAATTAGTCGCACCATCTGGAGCAACACGCGAGACCAGGCGACCCAATAAATCGTAGCCATAGTTAATTTGTAATCCGCGCGAATTGTTTTCTTGCAATAACTCGCCCAATACGTTGTATCTGTAAGTTGTTAAGCCGCTATCGGGAGAGCTTAAGCTTAGGCGTAGCCCAAAGTCATCAGTATCAATCGTGGTAATATTATTTTTTGCATTAGCAGTTTTATAAAGATTGCCTCCAGCGTCATATTTATAGCTTTGCCAAGAGACTAGGTTGGAGTTTGTGGCATCAATCTCTTTGACCTGAATGACTTGGCCGATATCGTTATAAATTGTTTGCCTGATATGATTTTGTGGAAGCTGTTGTTCGATAACTTGCCCGAATCCGTTTGTAGTCACGATTGGATTTGAGACTAAATTTGTTGCAGGAGCAGCCCATGAGAATGTAGAACTAGCGCCGTTAGGATCCTGCGCAAGATTGATACGATCGAGAATATCATAGCCATAGATAAAAGTAGGTGGATTAGGATTTGTCTGATAATAAGGATCGGTCATCCGGACTAGTCGGAATGAATTATCAAAGATATTATCTTTAAATATTAAGGTTCCATCGAAACCCTCTCTCGTTGTCCGTACCGCTCTACCTAAGATGTCGTATTGAACGTACTTTTTTGGTCGTCCAGTCTGGATTATGCTTACTCCATGGTTAAATGTCGGCAAGATAGTGCCAGCCTGAGGAAATGCACAATAATCTATCGCAATGCTTGTATTATCCGGCATGAATACACCTGTCGATCTGCCGAACCCGTCGTAGCTATATGAGCTGACTAAACCATTAGGGTCAGTATATGATAATAGAGCGCCAAAGCGTGAATCAAATTGCATTGAAGAAATGTGACCGAGTGCATTTGTAGCCGCAGTCATAAAGCGGCCATTCGGCTCAAACGTAAAATTTTCAGCACGAGGATTGATGTTCGATCCTGAGACATTGTCTTGTAAAATGTTGCCGTAACTGTCATAGGCAAAATCATTCACTAAATTACTTGTTGAGCCTGCAGTATTCCATGACAAAGTTGTTCGATCGAGCAACCTTTGTGCCAGATTCCACTGGTTAACCCTAGTTTCTGTTTTTGAGGTTACTCCTGTTGCTGACGATGTCTTAGTGATTTTAAGCGGCAGCCCAAGATTCCAGGTTAAGCTATTATTTGAATAGCTAGTAGTAATTGTTGAGTTAAAATCCGAAGAAGCGGTTTGGATATTTTGTGAAACTACGTTGTCGAATTGATCATAGTTGTAGTTTGAATGCAGCCGACTTTTCATCTGCGAATTCAACTCATACTGAGTAGTAATATTTGAAACAGGTTTGATGCGAAAATATAGACTGCCTACAGCATTTACTCCCCAGCTTGTAGAATCAATGACAACTGGCGTATAGCTGCCATTATTTAGTTGATCGACCGAGAAAATGCTTTCAGATTGCGTTCCGGTTAGTGGAAACTTTTGATTGTAAGTTTGGACTAGTCTATGCCTTCGTAAATTATCACTAAAAGTTATCTTATTAAATCCAAGCAAGCCACGGCTAACATTATATTTCCCTCCTACATAGCCGTAGTCATGAGTATAAATTTGCTCCTGGTCGTTGTAGAAATTACTCGTTTCCTTAGTTTGGCTGACAACATACCAAGAACCGCGTTGTTCTCTAGTGTAAAGTTCTGCGCTGGATGGCACTGATTGAGGAGTGTAAATTGAATCGTCGCTGGTTGGCTTATAGTTAATACTTAAATTTCGACCATAACCATTGCGCACATTAACTAATTTATCCGGGAAGACAATCGCGTTAGAAAACCAGGCTGAGGCTGAGTTAGCCGAGTCACGTGTAAATTGTATAATGTCAGCCCGGCCATCACCATCAACATCACCGAATGCAAATTCATCGATCGGTGAGGCGAACGGGTTTTGTCCGCCAAAATTGCTAATTAACTCAAAATTTGTATCACGTGATAGATATAAATCAGCATTGCCATTTGTTCTAAACACTAACAAGTCTGTTCGTCCATCTCCATTGAAATCGAGTAGGCGAGCTCTGAACTCATATTTGTTTCCAGCATCGATAATTGCTTTACTATCCGTGATAGCATGGGCCATTTCTAATCTTCTACCAGTGGAGTGAAATACACGGGTGAATGTATCGCCCTGAGTTGGACTGTAATCAAACAGCATCATGTCAGTTAGTCGATCGCCATTGAAGTCCCCAAGTTGAATTACCGTATAGTCGTTTTGATACTTGATATAATTTATACCTTGGATGTGTTCGAAATTTGTACCTGTCGACCTAAACACATCAATCGTTCCATAAATTCCACCGGTATAAGGTTGATGCACAATTACATCTGACATCCCGTCGCCGTCAAAATCACCAACTTGAACAAGATCGACTGAAGGAAAGGGCATATTCGCATCGCCCCAGCGATAAGGTCCAATGAAGCTAGATCCGGATGATAGCCATACATCGGCATACCCAGAATCTTCTTCTTCGGGAAACATTAATAAGTCGGTTCGACCATCACCATTTACGTCTCCAAGGATGAATCTTCCAGGATCAGAAGTTGCATGAGCCCAGATACCTTGAGAAATAAATTTCGTGCCATCAGATAGCCAGACATGCCCGGCATTTTGCGTGGGATGTTTTTTACTATATGCGATTTGTATGACATCAGACTTCCCATCTCCATTGAAATCACCAATTCGATCTTGCCAAAGATCCCCGAATCCACTTCCCCACGGATTTGTTGCTGACTGTGAAACAAATGTGCTCCCATCAGACAGCGAAACATGGCCTTCGCGATTATGGAGTTGAGCAAACTGAACTACGTCAGTTTTTCCATCGCCGTTAAAATCTCCGAGTTGCGCCTCATGCTGCTCCCATTTCTTTTTACTGAATGAAAAACGGTAAGAAACACCAGCGTTGATCATCACGCTCGTGCTTGTGTAGTTAGGTGTATTCGAGTGGACAACTCCTACGCCTAGCGGAAAACCAAAACCCCATTCGTCTTTAAAGCGTTTATGCCCCTTGATTGTATGGCGGCCACCGTATCCTGAGCCGACTACTCCTTGATAATTAGCTTGGAAATTGGAATTTGGGTCGTCACTCCAAGTTAAAATTGTTGGATTTAAGCAGATCCCATTTGCATCACAACGCTGTATTGCTTTTAGCCTTGAAGATTCTGAGACGTTACTTAATTCATAACTGAGTTTATACTGCGATGCCAATTGACCAGATGTAGAGGTGAAGATATCTGTGAGGAGTGCTGTGACCGGAACGGTTGCTCCGCCTTGGTAATCTGTTTGAGTATCGACTCGGTTAAACGAGTATACAAAGCGGATATTATTATACGCAGGGGTAATCGTGCTGCAAGTTCCAGGCAATGATCCACTTGTAAGATTTAAACTGCAAAGTCCTGTGTAAGCGATTGAAGTGAGCCATGCCTCACCTGTTGGTGTCGATGGTTTACCATAGCTTAATTCAATGAATTTTCCTTGGCGATCGATAATACGACTCAAGGCCCATTCCCTGATTGGTACCTCATTGCCAACAGGATTCCCTGGCAAACCAACAGCTTCAATTCTCCCAGAGCTTGAACTACTGTTCCCACCGTATTCGAGAATCATGCCATCTTTGGTATAGACTCTAAAATATTGAGGGCCGTAATACTGGCCGACAGTAATTCCATGTGAAGTCACTAGTGAGAAGCTATCTGGATTAGTTCGATAGCGCGCATTATTGCCTCCATTAGCACCGGTTACAGCAACTAAGCGTTTCCCGTCTAAACAGTATCTGTCGAATTGATTAAATTTAATTCCTCCTGGGAAACCATCTTGCAATAATGTCGCTGGGCAGCGAGTAATTACAGATAGTCCTTTAATCTTCCAACCAATTCCAAGCTGACCGTTAGTAGGTAAACTGGAATAGTTGAGAGATAAACTTGGCATTAGTCCATTTGAGCCTGGGGGTAATTCGATCGGAATGTCGTAATGCGCCTGACCTTGGTAGTCCACATCTAGAGCGCCATCGAGGGTGCCTCGTGAACAGCTATTTGATTGTGCGTTTGAAAAAGTGTGTGCCTGATTGATTACGTCAACGGCTAGATCATTTAAATCGTAAGGGTCTCGATCGGTTTTGTCGTCTTGCGCTAAAGCAGTAGTTATTGATTGAGCGATTAGGAATAAAGTAAATACGTAAACGTACTTTTTGAACATAAAGCCAAACCTCCACTGCAACTTACTCAAGCAAAGCACTAATCTGAGAATAAATCAAAGTCTAGGATAGTCGAATGATTGTTCGGTCAAGCGTGCTGAAAAAGTGCTATGACAACTAGAGCAATCATCCCAATGAAAAACGGAGGTGTTGGGATGCAAAACCTCCTGGTCGGTGTCTGACAGCGTAGACTTGCTTTAGCGCTGCCAAAACAATGATTTCTCAAAGGCCTTGCGCGCAGCGGGCAATGTGCAGAACGTAATCGTTACCATCACTAGCAATACTAGAAATGGATAGAGAAACTTGTCACCCGGGTTTCCTCTAAACTTTTCATTACGCGCGTCTGCAATCCAGTATGTGACAGCAACGGCAATGACTGTAGCGATCATGTAGCCATGAATAGGCCAGAGGATAATCGAAATTTGCACTTCGGCAAGTAGCACGGACATCAGTAAGCTTGCTGCTATGCAGCACAAGATCAGAGCGAGGAAAGTGTAAAAATATTTATCACTCGATTTGATGCCAGCCTGGAGTTCTTGCTTACTGCTGATTCGATACGCGATGCGCATAATTGTCAAAGTCGCGAGGCAGAAAAAAATTAACCCCGGCCAAGTTGTGAATGAGAGTTCCATCTTTAATCACCTTTTTGCACTTCCAGTAACTAAACTGAAAATCCAGAAAGGTGATTTGATTCCAATCCACTAAGGGGCTCAACCTTCTAATCCCAACTACCCGTGATTAGTATACACATGGAAACTTTTCATGTCTGCTGCTAGGCTCCGCTCTGCGCTCTTTCTGAATGAGTAACGTTCAAGGAAGTCTCAGCAAAATAGCTAGTGAG comes from bacterium and encodes:
- a CDS encoding VCBS repeat-containing protein, with amino-acid sequence MFKKYVYVFTLFLIAQSITTALAQDDKTDRDPYDLNDLAVDVINQAHTFSNAQSNSCSRGTLDGALDVDYQGQAHYDIPIELPPGSNGLMPSLSLNYSSLPTNGQLGIGWKIKGLSVITRCPATLLQDGFPGGIKFNQFDRYCLDGKRLVAVTGANGGNNARYRTNPDSFSLVTSHGITVGQYYGPQYFRVYTKDGMILEYGGNSSSSSGRIEAVGLPGNPVGNEVPIREWALSRIIDRQGKFIELSYGKPSTPTGEAWLTSIAYTGLCSLNLTSGSLPGTCSTITPAYNNIRFVYSFNRVDTQTDYQGGATVPVTALLTDIFTSTSGQLASQYKLSYELSNVSESSRLKAIQRCDANGICLNPTILTWSDDPNSNFQANYQGVVGSGYGGRHTIKGHKRFKDEWGFGFPLGVGVVHSNTPNYTSTSVMINAGVSYRFSFSKKKWEQHEAQLGDFNGDGKTDVVQFAQLHNREGHVSLSDGSTFVSQSATNPWGSGFGDLWQDRIGDFNGDGKSDVIQIAYSKKHPTQNAGHVWLSDGTKFISQGIWAHATSDPGRFILGDVNGDGRTDLLMFPEEEDSGYADVWLSSGSSFIGPYRWGDANMPFPSVDLVQVGDFDGDGMSDVIVHQPYTGGIYGTIDVFRSTGTNFEHIQGINYIKYQNDYTVIQLGDFNGDRLTDMMLFDYSPTQGDTFTRVFHSTGRRLEMAHAITDSKAIIDAGNKYEFRARLLDFNGDGRTDLLVFRTNGNADLYLSRDTNFELISNFGGQNPFASPIDEFAFGDVDGDGRADIIQFTRDSANSASAWFSNAIVFPDKLVNVRNGYGRNLSINYKPTSDDSIYTPQSVPSSAELYTREQRGSWYVVSQTKETSNFYNDQEQIYTHDYGYVGGKYNVSRGLLGFNKITFSDNLRRHRLVQTYNQKFPLTGTQSESIFSVDQLNNGSYTPVVIDSTSWGVNAVGSLYFRIKPVSNITTQYELNSQMKSRLHSNYNYDQFDNVVSQNIQTASSDFNSTITTSYSNNSLTWNLGLPLKITKTSSATGVTSKTETRVNQWNLAQRLLDRTTLSWNTAGSTSNLVNDFAYDSYGNILQDNVSGSNINPRAENFTFEPNGRFMTAATNALGHISSMQFDSRFGALLSYTDPNGLVSSYSYDGFGRSTGVFMPDNTSIAIDYCAFPQAGTILPTFNHGVSIIQTGRPKKYVQYDILGRAVRTTREGFDGTLIFKDNIFDNSFRLVRMTDPYYQTNPNPPTFIYGYDILDRINLAQDPNGASSTFSWAAPATNLVSNPIVTTNGFGQVIEQQLPQNHIRQTIYNDIGQVIQVKEIDATNSNLVSWQSYKYDAGGNLYKTANAKNNITTIDTDDFGLRLSLSSPDSGLTTYRYNVLGELLQENNSRGLQINYGYDLLGRLVSRVAPDGATNWQYDISKLGTLESATSPSGDLVQLGYDNLTRLTTIKDKIQSTTYTRSYGYDSAGRMNSITYPGTPIFKVGYGYNARGYIDRVFNAQTNANYASINQMTALDELTNFTYGNGVVNQIDYDAITGEANAIKAGKNSTTAVQYLDYAYDNIGRVIARNDNRTFTFEPFQYDILDRLTLDTSCNLVLCWYPTTRTYDEIGNLQTKEFYDFQAQTVEFWNYQYSPTQPHAVTAINTNTGTKTFSYDAAGNMNTGNGRNYAWDSRDLPLGAFDGTSDLRFRFNAFEEKSMSSDALNPSYKTIHIGELQEETVTSETFGRDRYIYLGNLPIATHSEVSSTTGTKAITVNYLHHDNIGSITAKSNLAGNLAQTFTYKPFGAPGQANNQPNRKGFTGHRHLGKIGLIDMRARMFDPEIEKFVSSDKLVPDPFNTQSYNQYSYVNNNPLNLIDPTGHFDMPPGDDQPKFQPTQYNVPTYPAGPSSLSPMIWSITVSAVGVTQEGNYIVDLNPVYRAIQTYQQSMGTVTARIPQIQLQISSNFFVETQREAIELANYRKFVERIPQKQLLNVPSYKLNPYNKKDQILYQAVRNARGDKALQDLDNFAEVAGNILSFVPITALEVRGMRALKALKDGTEWYQAGRSAYKIATSDSTATAGDLANIADITAGKFIPKPKNYAQQATVESSKLAIKKSLEQKKLNLGKAAFQTGSKDIYYGPAGYGVITTDVPLR